One genomic segment of Micromonospora sp. WMMC415 includes these proteins:
- a CDS encoding RNA polymerase sigma factor, with translation MPSQTEIQLAQGQLAEFATYYEGDYKPLVGLLIRWGASRHEAEDVTQEAMHVALMNWPTIKSPKSFTRTVALRILHRGWQVAEREVTAARHVAQDTAVESFDANEDRPEVMSMLRALPEAQRVVFVLHCDGYGHTEISEITGQQRDTVRSNLRHARQKVLRMLDPESTRKEATHGP, from the coding sequence ATGCCGTCACAGACCGAGATCCAGCTCGCCCAGGGGCAGTTGGCAGAGTTCGCCACGTACTACGAGGGCGACTACAAGCCCCTGGTCGGACTGCTGATCCGCTGGGGGGCGTCCCGGCACGAGGCCGAGGACGTCACCCAGGAGGCGATGCACGTCGCGCTCATGAACTGGCCGACCATCAAGTCCCCGAAGTCCTTCACCCGCACGGTCGCCCTCCGCATCCTGCACCGCGGCTGGCAGGTAGCCGAGCGGGAGGTCACTGCGGCGAGGCACGTGGCGCAGGACACCGCGGTGGAGTCTTTCGATGCCAACGAGGACCGGCCGGAGGTCATGAGCATGCTGCGGGCGCTGCCGGAGGCCCAGCGCGTGGTTTTCGTGCTGCACTGCGACGGCTACGGGCACACCGAGATTTCCGAGATCACCGGACAGCAGCGCGACACCGTGCGGTCGAATTTGCGGCACGCCCGTCAGAAGGTCCTCCGCATGCTGGACCCCGAGTCGACCCGGAAGGAGGCAACCCATGGACCATGA
- a CDS encoding acyl-CoA dehydrogenase family protein, giving the protein MNFDLTPEQDQLRDAVRALGKRYGHRYFVEKAKAGEHTTELWNEAGRLGYLGVNIPTEYGGGGGGITELAIVCEELAAAGCPLLLLVVSPAIAATVINRHGTDEQRKRHLPGLADGSQKIVFAITEPEAGSNFHRLGTVARRDGDDWVLSGRKCYISGVDDAGHVLVVARVAVGDGSAGSADAAPQKLKPALFIVPTDAAGLTWSKLDMEILSPENQFLLYLDDVRLPGDALVGESVEAGLPALFSGLNPERITVAAMGAGTGRYAIERASEYTATRAVWNGRTIGSHQGVSHPLAHAAVQVELARLMIQKAAVLYDAGRDLEAGVAGNMAKYAAGEAAALAVDTAVQALGGAGMTTEYGVATLLGAVRAGRIAPVSREMILNFVAQHVLGQDKSY; this is encoded by the coding sequence ATGAACTTCGACCTCACCCCCGAGCAGGATCAGCTCCGCGACGCCGTGCGGGCGCTGGGCAAGCGGTACGGCCACCGGTACTTCGTCGAGAAGGCCAAGGCCGGCGAGCACACCACCGAGCTGTGGAACGAGGCCGGCCGGCTGGGCTACCTGGGCGTGAACATCCCGACCGAGTACGGCGGCGGGGGCGGCGGCATCACCGAGCTGGCCATCGTCTGCGAGGAGCTGGCCGCGGCCGGCTGCCCGCTGCTGCTCCTCGTGGTCTCCCCCGCCATCGCCGCCACGGTCATCAACCGGCACGGCACCGACGAGCAGCGCAAGCGCCACCTGCCCGGCTTGGCGGACGGCTCCCAGAAGATCGTCTTCGCGATCACCGAACCGGAGGCCGGCTCGAACTTCCACCGCCTCGGCACGGTCGCCCGCCGCGACGGCGACGACTGGGTGCTCTCCGGCCGCAAGTGCTACATCTCCGGGGTCGACGACGCCGGACACGTGCTGGTCGTCGCCCGCGTCGCCGTCGGAGACGGCAGCGCCGGCTCAGCGGACGCGGCTCCGCAGAAGCTGAAGCCGGCGCTGTTCATCGTGCCGACCGACGCGGCCGGGCTGACCTGGTCCAAGCTGGACATGGAGATCCTGTCCCCGGAGAACCAGTTCCTGCTCTACCTGGACGACGTCCGCCTGCCCGGCGACGCCCTGGTCGGCGAGTCGGTGGAGGCCGGCCTGCCGGCGCTGTTCTCCGGGCTCAACCCGGAACGGATCACGGTCGCCGCGATGGGCGCCGGCACCGGCCGGTACGCGATCGAGCGCGCGTCGGAGTACACGGCGACGCGGGCGGTGTGGAATGGGCGGACGATCGGCTCGCACCAGGGCGTGTCGCACCCGTTGGCGCACGCGGCCGTGCAGGTGGAGCTGGCCCGCCTGATGATCCAGAAGGCGGCGGTGCTGTACGACGCCGGCCGCGACCTGGAGGCCGGCGTCGCCGGCAACATGGCGAAGTACGCGGCCGGGGAGGCGGCGGCTCTGGCCGTGGACACGGCCGTGCAGGCGCTCGGCGGGGCCGGCATGACCACGGAGTACGGGGTGGCGACGCTGCTCGGGGCGGTACGGGCGGGGCGGATCGCCCCGGTCAGCCGGGAGATGATCCTCAACTTCGTCGCCCAACACGTCCTCGGCCAGGACAAGTCGTACTGA
- a CDS encoding biotin carboxylase N-terminal domain-containing protein, translating to MIQKLLVANRGEIARRIFATCRALGVQTVAVHSDADADAPFVAEADQAVRLPGNTPAETYLRIDLILDAARKAGADAVHPGYGFLAENAEFATAVTDAGLTWVGPPAKAIAAMGDKMAAKALLAEAGVPMLPTWTDADQVTAFPVLVKASAGGGGRGMRVVRDAAGLAEAVASARREAAAAFGDGTVFIERYVERGRHVEVQIFGDVYGTVAALGVRECSIQRRHQKIVEEAPGVLPPQVRERLHQAAVAAGRAVDYVGAGTVEFLLAPDGDIFFLEMNTRLQVEHPVTELTTGLDLVRLQLLVAEGEPLPLSATPPPAGHAIEVRLCAEDPAQGYRPATGTLHRFALPGVAAEFGPLAGPGLRLDSGVVDGSAVSVHYDSMLAKVIAWAPTRAEAARVLAGALARAELHGVATNRDLLVRVLRSPEFAAVDVDTGFLDRHPEVFEPLLPADEVPLVALAAALASAAGRRASASVLAGLPSGWRNVPAFPQVTRFTGPDGREIEVRYRLDRRGALADWSTNPSSDANATVSLVEAAPERVVLDVDGVRRAYRVHRQGSEVFVDGPDGAASLAELPRFPLPTAELAAGSLLAPLPGAVTRVHVEVGQRVAAGDLLLTLEAMKLEHPVLAPTDGVVAELPVPAGGQVDTGAVLAVVNPLEEAQS from the coding sequence ATGATCCAGAAGTTGCTCGTAGCCAACCGGGGCGAGATCGCCCGCCGGATCTTCGCCACCTGCCGCGCGCTCGGCGTGCAGACGGTCGCCGTGCACTCCGACGCCGACGCCGACGCGCCCTTCGTCGCCGAGGCCGACCAGGCCGTCCGCCTGCCCGGGAACACGCCCGCCGAGACGTACCTCCGGATCGACCTCATCCTCGACGCGGCCCGCAAGGCGGGCGCGGACGCCGTCCACCCGGGCTACGGCTTCCTCGCCGAGAACGCCGAGTTCGCCACGGCCGTCACCGACGCCGGCCTCACCTGGGTCGGGCCGCCCGCCAAGGCGATCGCCGCGATGGGCGACAAGATGGCCGCGAAGGCGCTGCTCGCCGAGGCCGGCGTACCCATGCTGCCCACCTGGACCGACGCCGACCAGGTCACCGCCTTCCCGGTGCTGGTGAAGGCGTCCGCCGGGGGCGGCGGGCGCGGCATGCGCGTGGTCCGCGACGCCGCCGGGCTCGCCGAGGCCGTCGCCAGCGCGCGCCGCGAGGCGGCCGCGGCGTTCGGCGACGGCACGGTCTTCATCGAGCGGTACGTCGAACGCGGCCGCCACGTCGAGGTGCAGATCTTCGGCGACGTGTACGGGACGGTGGCCGCCCTCGGCGTCCGCGAGTGCTCGATCCAGCGCCGCCACCAGAAGATCGTCGAGGAGGCACCGGGCGTGCTCCCGCCGCAGGTGCGGGAGCGGCTGCACCAGGCGGCGGTGGCCGCCGGCCGGGCGGTCGACTACGTCGGCGCCGGCACGGTCGAGTTCCTGCTCGCGCCCGACGGGGACATCTTCTTCCTGGAGATGAACACCCGCCTCCAGGTCGAGCACCCGGTCACCGAACTCACCACCGGCCTGGACCTGGTCCGGCTGCAACTGCTCGTCGCCGAGGGCGAGCCGCTGCCACTGTCCGCGACCCCGCCGCCGGCCGGCCATGCGATCGAGGTACGCCTTTGCGCCGAGGACCCCGCCCAGGGCTACCGGCCGGCAACCGGAACCCTGCACCGGTTCGCCCTGCCCGGCGTGGCCGCTGAGTTCGGGCCGCTGGCCGGGCCGGGCTTGCGGCTGGACTCCGGCGTGGTCGACGGCTCGGCGGTGAGCGTCCACTACGACTCGATGCTCGCCAAGGTGATCGCCTGGGCGCCCACCCGCGCCGAGGCGGCCCGCGTCCTGGCCGGCGCCCTCGCCCGGGCCGAGTTGCACGGCGTGGCCACCAACCGGGACCTGCTGGTCCGGGTCCTGCGCAGCCCGGAGTTCGCCGCCGTCGACGTCGACACCGGCTTCCTGGACCGGCACCCCGAGGTCTTCGAGCCCCTGCTGCCCGCCGACGAGGTCCCCCTGGTCGCGCTGGCGGCGGCCCTCGCCTCGGCGGCCGGTCGCCGGGCCTCGGCGTCGGTGCTGGCCGGGCTGCCGTCCGGCTGGCGCAACGTCCCCGCCTTCCCGCAGGTCACCCGCTTCACCGGCCCGGACGGGAGGGAAATCGAAGTCCGCTACCGGCTGGACCGCAGGGGAGCGCTCGCCGACTGGTCCACGAACCCGTCGAGCGACGCCAACGCCACCGTGTCCCTGGTCGAGGCCGCCCCGGAGCGCGTCGTGCTCGACGTGGACGGGGTGCGGCGGGCGTACCGCGTACACCGTCAGGGGTCGGAGGTCTTCGTGGACGGCCCGGACGGGGCGGCGAGCCTGGCCGAGCTGCCGCGCTTCCCCCTGCCCACCGCGGAGCTGGCCGCCGGGTCGCTGCTCGCGCCGCTGCCCGGTGCGGTGACCCGCGTGCACGTCGAGGTCGGCCAGCGGGTCGCCGCCGGTGACCTGCTGCTGACCCTGGAAGCGATGAAGCTGGAACACCCCGTGCTCGCCCCCACCGACGGCGTGGTCGCCGAACTGCCGGTCCCCGCCGGCGGCCAGGTCGACACCGGAGCCGTGCTGGCCGTGGTCAACCCCCTTGAGGAGGCTCAGTCATGA